In one Phycisphaerales bacterium genomic region, the following are encoded:
- a CDS encoding S1 RNA-binding domain-containing protein: MNLHPDSQAPNTSATSPATEGPGITAEMNAEIDAAMKQMEAMDAAAKHQREEAAKAAPAAAPVGGRPAGIRGPRVVQAGREHRTGKVVTVGPTDIFVEFGPKELGIVPRIQFPEDQMPQKDQQLEVVIDKFEASEGIFLCSRPGSVQKADWEMLEVGQVIEARVTGVVSGKDGKQAGLELEVAGHRAFMPAGQVGERVPDLSIYVGEKMKAAVSRVERMGKGNIVLSRRDIIDAERQQNAEKLKGSLAEGQTVEGVVRKIMEFGAFVDIGGVDGLVHISDLTYDRIGFGQKAVAKYLKEGQKVTVRILKLDWENNRISLGMKQTQSDPFATAVNAITEGAEVTGKVTKIMEFGAFVELGPGVEGLVHISELDHRRVGNVNEVVKADEIVRCKVLKIDPQNRRISLSMKALKPLPELSIGGGGGGPGGGKKGKKEPMGRSAEEILKETPALRRLREQNRQMKFKGGIA, from the coding sequence ATGAACCTCCATCCTGATTCCCAGGCTCCCAACACCTCCGCTACCAGCCCCGCGACGGAGGGCCCCGGCATCACCGCCGAGATGAACGCGGAGATCGACGCCGCGATGAAGCAGATGGAGGCGATGGACGCGGCCGCGAAGCATCAACGCGAGGAGGCCGCCAAGGCCGCCCCCGCCGCGGCGCCCGTCGGTGGCCGGCCCGCCGGGATCAGGGGGCCGCGCGTGGTGCAGGCCGGGCGCGAGCACCGCACGGGCAAGGTCGTAACGGTCGGCCCGACCGATATCTTCGTGGAGTTCGGCCCCAAGGAGCTGGGCATCGTCCCGCGGATCCAGTTCCCAGAGGACCAGATGCCGCAGAAGGATCAGCAGCTCGAGGTGGTCATCGACAAGTTCGAGGCCAGCGAGGGCATCTTCCTGTGCTCGCGCCCAGGCTCGGTGCAGAAGGCCGACTGGGAGATGCTCGAGGTTGGGCAGGTGATCGAGGCCCGCGTGACGGGCGTGGTGAGCGGCAAGGACGGCAAGCAGGCGGGGCTCGAGCTCGAGGTCGCCGGCCATCGGGCGTTCATGCCCGCGGGCCAGGTGGGCGAGCGCGTGCCCGATCTGTCGATCTACGTTGGCGAGAAGATGAAGGCGGCGGTGTCCCGCGTGGAGCGGATGGGCAAGGGCAACATCGTGCTCTCGCGCCGCGACATCATCGACGCCGAGCGTCAGCAGAACGCGGAGAAGCTCAAGGGCAGCCTGGCCGAGGGCCAGACCGTCGAGGGCGTGGTCCGCAAGATCATGGAGTTCGGCGCGTTCGTCGACATCGGCGGCGTCGACGGCCTGGTGCACATCAGCGACCTGACCTACGACCGCATCGGCTTCGGCCAGAAGGCCGTTGCCAAGTACCTGAAGGAAGGTCAGAAGGTCACGGTGCGGATCCTGAAGCTCGACTGGGAGAACAACCGCATTTCCCTGGGCATGAAGCAGACCCAGAGCGACCCCTTCGCTACTGCGGTGAACGCGATCACCGAGGGCGCGGAGGTCACGGGCAAGGTGACCAAGATCATGGAGTTCGGCGCGTTCGTCGAGCTGGGGCCGGGCGTCGAGGGGCTCGTGCACATCAGCGAGCTGGACCACCGGCGCGTGGGCAACGTGAACGAGGTGGTGAAGGCCGACGAGATCGTGCGCTGCAAGGTGCTCAAGATCGACCCGCAGAACCGGCGCATCTCGCTCTCGATGAAGGCGCTCAAGCCGCTGCCCGAACTCAGCATCGGCGGCGGCGGTGGGGGCCCGGGCGGCGGCAAGAAGGGCAAGAAGGAGCCCATGGGCCGCTCCGCCGAGGAGATCCTCAAGGAGACGCCCGCCCTGCGCCGCCTGCGCGAGCAGAACCGCCAGATGAAGTTCAAGGGCGGTATCGCCTGA
- a CDS encoding site-specific DNA-methyltransferase gives MNRLIHADSLAALPTLPAACAALVYMDPPFNTGATQKRRRMTGTASDDGNRSAGFHGRRYKVKPLPSPTYGDNFEDYLDFLMPRIEASVRCMTPTGSLFVHLDFREVHYVKVELDRMLGRDRFMNEIIWAYDYGGRPKTRWPCKHDTILWYAMDPSSYTFNFNAMDRLPYMAPKLVTPEKRERGKTPTDVWWQTIVPTNSREKTGYPTQKPLAILERIIKVHTNPGDTVLDPFAGSGTTGEAAARHGRGFILIDESTEALTVMRRRLGAHLEEAAPRLQALAAGVPR, from the coding sequence GTGAACCGCCTGATCCACGCCGACAGCCTCGCGGCCCTGCCCACGCTGCCTGCTGCGTGCGCCGCGCTGGTCTACATGGACCCGCCCTTCAACACTGGGGCTACGCAGAAGCGCCGGCGCATGACCGGGACTGCCAGCGATGACGGCAACCGTTCCGCCGGGTTCCACGGGCGGCGATACAAGGTCAAGCCACTGCCCAGCCCCACCTACGGCGACAACTTCGAGGATTACCTTGACTTCCTGATGCCGCGGATCGAGGCGAGCGTTCGCTGCATGACGCCGACGGGGTCGTTGTTCGTGCACCTGGACTTCCGCGAGGTGCACTATGTGAAAGTCGAGCTCGACCGCATGCTCGGACGCGACCGGTTCATGAACGAGATCATCTGGGCGTACGACTATGGCGGGCGGCCGAAGACGCGCTGGCCCTGCAAGCACGACACGATCCTGTGGTACGCGATGGACCCGTCGAGCTACACATTCAACTTCAATGCCATGGACCGCCTGCCGTACATGGCCCCCAAGCTAGTCACGCCCGAGAAGCGCGAGCGCGGCAAGACGCCGACGGACGTGTGGTGGCAGACAATCGTGCCCACCAACAGCCGCGAGAAGACGGGGTACCCGACGCAGAAGCCGCTGGCGATTCTGGAGCGAATCATCAAGGTGCACACGAATCCCGGCGACACGGTGCTGGACCCGTTCGCGGGCAGCGGTACGACCGGCGAGGCCGCGGCGAGGCACGGGCGGGGGTTCATCCTTATTGATGAGTCAACAGAGGCCCTGACAGTGATGCGGCGGCGGCTCGGAGCGCACCTTGAAGAGGCTGCTCCCCGCCTGCAAGCCCTTGCCGCGGGCGTGCCACGCTGA